Part of the Mycolicibacterium mageritense genome is shown below.
GATGTCGTGAGCCAGCCCGGCCAGGTCGACGAGGTCGGAATCGCACCCGAGCCCGATCGCCATGCCGCGACCGATCTGCGCGACTTCCAGCGAATGCGTCAGCCGGGTGCGGGGCGTATCCCCCTCGCGGGGCCCGACCACCTGCGTCTTGTCCGCCAGCCTGCGGAACGCCGCGCTGTGCAGAACCCTGGCCCGATCCCGCGCGAAGTCGGTGCGGTGCACGTTCTCGGTGCCGGGCAGGGCGGCAACCTTCGGCGACTCGACCACCAGGCGTTGCCGGTCGAAGTCGTCGTAGAGGTCGTGCTGCTCCGCGTTCACCGAGGCACAGTCTGCCAGGACACGCCGCTCCGACCGTGCAGCACATTAGATTGACCGTCATGCGCATCGCCCGTCTGCTGCCCATGCTGCTCGCGATTCTGATGGCCGCACTGCTCGTTGCCCCCAGCGCCGCGGCCGAACCGCCGCTGCGGCTGGCGACCCAACTGACCGACAACGCCGGCGTGCTGTCAGCGCCCCAGCGCGCAAATGTCCAGCGTGCCCTCGATCAGCTCTACGAGAGCAAGCGCATCCAGCTGTGGGTGGTGTTCGTCGACGACTTCTCGGGCCAGAACTACGAGGATTGGGCACAGAACACGATTCGTGTCAGCGATCTCGGCGACGACGACGCCCTGCTCGCGGTGGCGACCCAGGATCGCGCATTGTCGTTCCAGGTGCCCGACACCGTGCCCGGCGGCAACTCCCGCGCCGGCGACATCCGGCGCGACAGCATCGAACCGGCACTGCACCGCGACGACTGGGCCGGCGCGGCGATCGCGGCCGCCAACGGGCTCAAAGCCGATCCTCCTGCGAGCCCGGGCATGTCGTGGCCCGCGCTGGTGATATCCCTCGGCGTGTTGCTCGTGCTGGCCGGGCTGTTCTGGTGGTGGATGCGGCGGCGGCGCGCGAAGCGTCGCAAGGCCGAATTCGAGGCCGCCAAACGAGTGGATCCCACTGATCCCAATGCCCTGGCCGGCGTGCCACTCGATGCGCTCGACGAGTTGTCGCGCTCGATCGTGGTCGACGTCGACAATGCGGTGCGCACCAGCGCGGCCGAACTCGAACTGGCCGTCGAGGAATTCGGCCCGAAGCAGACCGAGCCGTTCAGCCGCGCGGTGACCAACGCGAAAACCACGCTGGCGCAGGCGTTCAACGTGCGGCAGATCCTCGACGACGCGGCGCCGGAGACCCCGCTGCAGCGGCGCGATCTGCTGACCCGCGTGGTGGTTTCGGCGGCCAAGGCCGACCGGGAACTGGAAACCCAGAGCACGGCGTTCGAGCAACTGCGTGATCTGTTGATCAACGCGCCGACGCGGCTGGACACCATGACGCAGCAGATGGTCGACCTCACGGCGCGCATCGAACCGTCGCAGCGGACCCTCGACGACCTGCACAAGCAGTTCGACGCCACCGCACTGGGCTCGGTGGCGGGCAACGTCGACGCGGCCAAGGAGCGGCTGGCGTTCGCCGACCGCAACATCACCACAGCGCGCAACCTGGTCGCGCGGCCCGCAGGAGACCAGACCGGGCTCGTGGATGCCGTGCGGGCCGCAGAATCGGCACTGGGTCAAGCGCGCACGCTGCTCGACGCGGTGGACAGCGCGGCGACCGACATCAATCGAGCCGTCGCGGGCCTGCCCGCCGCGATCACCGACATACAAGCCGGCATCGATCAAGCGAATTCGCTTATGGGACAGCCGGATACGCCACAGGACGAGGCACTGACCACGGCGCGAGACGCCGCGGCCGAGGCTGTCGCCGAGGCGCGCGCCAAGGGAAACGCCGACCCGCTCGGCACCTTCACCCGGTTGACCAAGGCAGACGCGGATCTGGACCAACTGCTGGCCACCGTCCACGAACAGCGGGAGGCCGCCGAACGCCTGGCCCGCAGCCTCGACCAGGCCATCGTGACCGCGCAGTCACGGATCAAGGCGGTGTCGGACTTCATCGACACCCGGCGGGGCAGCATCGGCCCGGAGGCGCGCACCCGGCTGGCCGAGGCCGCGCGCCAGCTCGAAGCCGCCGAGGCCAAGAGGTCCAGCAACCCCACCGAGGCCGTCGCGCACGCCAACGGCGCGTCGACGCTGGCCGCGCAGGCTCAGGGGCTGGCCAACGACGATGTCCGGGCCGCGCAACGGTCGTACACGTCGCAGAGCTCCGGCGGATCGGACATGGGCGCAGTGCTCGGCGGAATCATCATCGGCAACATCCTCAACGGAGGCTTCA
Proteins encoded:
- a CDS encoding TPM domain-containing protein → MRIARLLPMLLAILMAALLVAPSAAAEPPLRLATQLTDNAGVLSAPQRANVQRALDQLYESKRIQLWVVFVDDFSGQNYEDWAQNTIRVSDLGDDDALLAVATQDRALSFQVPDTVPGGNSRAGDIRRDSIEPALHRDDWAGAAIAAANGLKADPPASPGMSWPALVISLGVLLVLAGLFWWWMRRRRAKRRKAEFEAAKRVDPTDPNALAGVPLDALDELSRSIVVDVDNAVRTSAAELELAVEEFGPKQTEPFSRAVTNAKTTLAQAFNVRQILDDAAPETPLQRRDLLTRVVVSAAKADRELETQSTAFEQLRDLLINAPTRLDTMTQQMVDLTARIEPSQRTLDDLHKQFDATALGSVAGNVDAAKERLAFADRNITTARNLVARPAGDQTGLVDAVRAAESALGQARTLLDAVDSAATDINRAVAGLPAAITDIQAGIDQANSLMGQPDTPQDEALTTARDAAAEAVAEARAKGNADPLGTFTRLTKADADLDQLLATVHEQREAAERLARSLDQAIVTAQSRIKAVSDFIDTRRGSIGPEARTRLAEAARQLEAAEAKRSSNPTEAVAHANGASTLAAQAQGLANDDVRAAQRSYTSQSSGGSDMGAVLGGIIIGNILNGGFSGGFGGGYGGGFGGGRSMGRPTSYGGASRSSGRSYSGGGGRF